A window of Vespula vulgaris chromosome 25, iyVesVulg1.1, whole genome shotgun sequence genomic DNA:
cattcgttaataaaaattgtttcctcttctttatcgtttgttatatatcatttatgtaAAAACTTACCTAATAAATTCACATTTATACTTAATAAtactattgaaaaaatatgaaaactcttttcttttttttttctttttttttttctttcttccttcctttctctttccccgtTTACAAATTCTTATGCAAGCGATGGTATCAATCAAATTAATGATACCATTGATTTTGTCactacttcttccttttttttttggttttttttctttttctttttcttttccttccttttaatattatattttttggtCCATTGAATATTGCTATACTTCTTTCGTCAGGcagcttttctctttataagaGTTATCTACTCGATCCAAAATTAATTAGTTTTGGTACGGAATAAAAAGTAagctttgtttttctctttcgcaatAAGTACTGCGCTGTTTGTTTCgcagtcttttctttttggaaacataaaaaaacaaaaaaaaaaaaaagaaatcataccAAGAACCATATAACTATGATACAATActtaatatacaaaatgtgatattctccttttttttcttttagtcaacataataataaaaaagttaattttcGACTTAACAAACTAAAATTTGGATTGTTTTCGATGATATCAAAAGTATAGGCTATGTTAACTCATCGGTACattgtttcctttcttcttctacgcGTTGTCGTGTACGATTGAAAGCCTcagtttttaaaaaatcaacagTTTTGTAGACCGTAGTATTTGGTGGTGATTGGGCAGGTGGTAACGTCGATGAGGCAAAACTTTCTGTTGCCTCTAAATCAAGATCAAGATATTGCAAAACGACTAATCGTCGATTTGACGCAggaataaatgtattattgtgatcttgataataatatatctataaaaaacaaagacaaaaaaaagaacaagtaaagaaaaaagagataatacaattgttgaataatttcgtttgacataatatattatcacatataattttttcaatattatttacctCCTCTTTATCATCGAAAGCATTATTATCTTCATCCGATGTGGATTGATGTCGAACAGAATGTGTATGCATTGGAGGAGTCGGACTAGGTGCTGCTCGCATTCTACCTCTCCCAGGAGGAGAGGCAAGTTGTAAAGGTCCTAGAAATCAATTCGTACCATACATTTCCCATAACATCCAATCTatgtaataaacaattttttaaaacttacCTTCTATAGGTGACTTGTTTAATGGTGGTTTAAGTTTCCTATTAATACTAGGCGGTTCAGCAGGTGAATGTTCCGAAGAGCTCATTTCTAATGTTGGCAAAGTTGTACCAGGAGATGCTTCGTTACTGATAATTGAAGTAGAGTCGCTGGTTTTTCTACCTGGTTTTAATTCCCTGTAAACTACAGGAGGAGGTGGAGCTACCGTAGATGGTGGTATTGGAGCAGTGCTACTATCTCGTATCAAAGGACTTGGTAGATTGGAATAAGTAGCAGTCACTGAACTTTCTGATCTTGGACTTGGTGGTTCATCCTCGTGAAAATCATATCGAAAAACACGCGTGTCTTCCATAGTACTTGGTGCAGCGTTAGAATAAACATGTTTCTCCGATGCTTGTCCAGGTTGATGGGATCTAGGGAAATCATAGGATTCATCTGTTACTGATCCAACTGCATTAGTATTAGCAGCAGGTGTCGCAGGTGTTGTAGGTTTCGAACTCTCCGTTGCACCGtccaaatttaaataattgtgtCCTGGATTTTCAGGTAACATGTGAGGCGGTTTAGGTGGTCTTGGAGGTGCTGGTAATTTTTCTACAGCCGGTGGGACACTCGAGTCTACGATTCTTAACTTTCCAAACCTCTTCCTTACACTCCACGAACCTATTTCGGCGTCACCAGAATTCTGAGCTCTTGATTCGGCTGTTTTATatgttaaatttaatatataggatatatattctttttctttccaattatttatattttttttattgatctttTTACCTGAACATGGAAATGTATCCCAATTGACGCTTGGTACCGGAGCAGTCCACTCGTCATCCGTAAACACACTCTCTGCGTCAGTAGTTGTAGGTGATCTTGGTGGCGAAGGTGCTAATCTTCTTGGTGCGTCATAATGTTCAGGTCCTTGTCCCATTCCTGAACTAAGAGAACTGGTATCATTAAGACGACGACCGGATATACATTCGCTGATAGGAATATAAGGTCCAGAGATTGTACTTGTTGGTGAGATCGGAGGTGATTCTTGGGATTCGTACTGAAACACTATAATGAAGATTATGTTTATACAAACCATCAAATTATTAGCTTTTCagttttataaacaaatgaaataatttgacaTTGATTTACTTTGACATTGTTGTTCCTCGTCTTGAGTATAAGCCTTCAACCCACAAACTTGACAAACCGCAGCAACCCATTTGTTCATATCGGCTTCGCTTTCAGCAACCAAATAATAAGTTCTCTTTGGTGTCTTAACATTGAACGTAAATTGATACTTTTGCTTACAATTTTCAAACCTAAGACCAGCATCGACctataaacgatatttattatacaatagtAATATACATAGTCCAAAttaaacgtaaataaatattacctGTTCGCATTGATCGAGATCAATACGACCTTTCAACTTTCTACATCGTCTATCCGTATAATATTCTAAAAAGTATTGTCCAGGTAATTCACCGCTATGTCTTAAAGCAAACCAACGTTTCCTCCACCGCTGTAATCAAAAGAATCATCAAATATATGCactttattaagaaataacaaaatcatTCCATTTCAATAAGAACGCCtagttaataataacatagTCATTTCAAAGTATTACTCTTCGATAATGAAAAGATACGACgcaatacaatacaataaaatcataaagaaaaatgaaggttAAGATttctattaaagaaaaaaaaaaaaaaaaaaagaaagaaagaaagaaagaaagaaagaaagaaaaagaaaagaaaagaaaaaaaaaaaagttttgttgAAGTTCCCTTGCACGTGAACAAATGTAAACAATGAAGAAGTTTTATTAAGcacaataaaaaaacaaaattgaactACCAATAACTATATGCCATTAAACAAATAACACTTACAGCTCTCCATAGTTTAGTAGGTGGCGATTTGATGAGCCATCCTTCATGAACGATTTCTTGAGTAGTTTTAAGAACCTCCATACTAACTATACCATCCACATCTCAAATCTgtttgattataaataatttcaatatacgGTATAACATTGTCACATAGGGATAATAAAACCACCGAACACACAGGACAACGGCACGCTCGTCGtccatttatctatttttggACGACACACTGACGATCACACCGATACATGAATCGCCTGCTGATCTCTTCCACGACggcaaccaccaccaccactatcacTACCACTATTGCAATCGCCATTACTAACACAATTACATTGCTATCGTAACGAAACActcatatatgtacgttaaGCGAGAACTTGTGCGAAGATTGTATAGgttaggaagaaagagagagagagagagagagagagagagtgaataatgaaaatcggagcacattgaaagaaagagagagagatatatatatgtatacatatatatcgtcgCCATTACTAAACCGATATAAACACGCGTGCCAaggtttgtgtgtatgtgtacgtttCTTCATGTGTTAAGTCTCTCTTCGATGACAACGCACTGACGTACACGACTTACAAATGTGCCATCGACCATGATTACACGTACatgattttttgttctttcttcttttttttatattattattatttgtaatattgttattgttcTTGTTACTTTTGTTgtaattatcgttattgttattactgttgttgttattattattgttatatttggATTTTCAAAAGAAGTGTTCAAAATTCCcgcgttaataaataactttttctcGCACGGTTTAATTTTCGTTTTGAGGTTAACTTCATCTATTTGGTTGGAACATCTTTctatacttttcttctttat
This region includes:
- the LOC127072346 gene encoding GRB2-associated-binding protein 2 isoform X2 gives rise to the protein MEVLKTTQEIVHEGWLIKSPPTKLWRARWRKRWFALRHSGELPGQYFLEYYTDRRCRKLKGRIDLDQCEQVDAGLRFENCKQKYQFTFNVKTPKRTYYLVAESEADMNKWVAAVCQVCGLKAYTQDEEQQCQMFQYESQESPPISPTSTISGPYIPISECISGRRLNDTSSLSSGMGQGPEHYDAPRRLAPSPPRSPTTTDAESVFTDDEWTAPVPSVNWDTFPCSAESRAQNSGDAEIGSWSVRKRFGKLRIVDSSVPPAVEKLPAPPRPPKPPHMLPENPGHNYLNLDGATESSKPTTPATPAANTNAVGSVTDESYDFPRSHQPGQASEKHVYSNAAPSTMEDTRVFRYDFHEDEPPSPRSESSVTATYSNLPSPLIRDSSTAPIPPSTVAPPPPVVYRELKPGRKTSDSTSIISNEASPGTTLPTLEMSSSEHSPAEPPSINRKLKPPLNKSPIEGPLQLASPPGRGRMRAAPSPTPPMHTHSVRHQSTSDEDNNAFDDKEEIYYYQDHNNTFIPASNRRLVVLQYLDLDLEATESFASSTLPPAQSPPNTTVYKTVDFLKTEAFNRTRQRVEEERKQYNSYKEKSCLTKEV
- the LOC127072346 gene encoding GRB2-associated-binding protein 2 isoform X1 is translated as MEVLKTTQEIVHEGWLIKSPPTKLWRARWRKRWFALRHSGELPGQYFLEYYTDRRCRKLKGRIDLDQCEQVDAGLRFENCKQKYQFTFNVKTPKRTYYLVAESEADMNKWVAAVCQVCGLKAYTQDEEQQCQMFQYESQESPPISPTSTISGPYIPISECISGRRLNDTSSLSSGMGQGPEHYDAPRRLAPSPPRSPTTTDAESVFTDDEWTAPVPSVNWDTFPCSAESRAQNSGDAEIGSWSVRKRFGKLRIVDSSVPPAVEKLPAPPRPPKPPHMLPENPGHNYLNLDGATESSKPTTPATPAANTNAVGSVTDESYDFPRSHQPGQASEKHVYSNAAPSTMEDTRVFRYDFHEDEPPSPRSESSVTATYSNLPSPLIRDSSTAPIPPSTVAPPPPVVYRELKPGRKTSDSTSIISNEASPGTTLPTLEMSSSEHSPAEPPSINRKLKPPLNKSPIEGPLQLASPPGRGRMRAAPSPTPPMHTHSVRHQSTSDEDNNAFDDKEEIYYYQDHNNTFIPASNRRLVVLQYLDLDLEATESFASSTLPPAQSPPNTTVYKTVDFLKTEAFNRTRQRVEEERKQYCETNSAVLIAKEKNKAYFLFRTKTN